One Ricinus communis isolate WT05 ecotype wild-type chromosome 7, ASM1957865v1, whole genome shotgun sequence genomic region harbors:
- the LOC125370621 gene encoding uncharacterized protein LOC125370621 — protein MAHNDTTKITNIMLRGSQNYFDWLKSIYIGLSGRKKLGFVTRCKKKPRSVNPEVPTEEELEKMEEWQTTDHLVMSMITNTMETPISRLCILMDSSQAIWEKMKGLYGHQNNFAHIFRLKQELSQITQGTKNSSEYATKVLTRWEELQSYLPQTNNPEELQRREEQDLVYTYLGGLDSSYEATRGALPRRRRDHCRRGHLTTGRTFTRICVRPMVEETEEVTQTIEMRAEEEEKGERSVLGASARRTLKMMKIMRKEFGVTWEAKCAGRVRGLERQSRGSGSISNSQSHSTNFHSHDWIIDSGATDHMTWDHTKLQNFVPIESQHVIVANGGHDPIFGSGTSTLLHKTIPNILLLPDFKSNLLSVGKITRYLNCNVIFSPTLVMFQDRVIGKMIGEGYCENGLYYLQDPIIQCLASTNPVDQGMLMHQRSAQDTHPEGETVPNSQAISSGGDIANIANEPQEETALRRSTRSIRPPIRLRDYVSHEVSYPIQNFVAYKTISNQYKAYLGSITKHIEPTSFYEANTNSHWCKAMEEEL, from the exons atggCTCACAATGATACCACCAAAATCACCAATATTATGCTGAGAGGCAGccaaaattattttgactgGTTAAAGTCCATTTACATCGGTCTCAGCGGCAGAAAGAAATTGGGTTTTGTCACGAGATGTAAAAAGAAACCAAGATCAGTAAATCCAGAGGTTCCAACAGAGGAAGAATTGGAAAAAATGGAGGAGTGGCAAACGACTGACCATCTGGTCATGTCAATGATCACCAACACCATGGAAACACCAATTTCCCGACTCTGTATCTTAATGGATTCATCACAAGCAATTTGGGAAAAGATGAAAGGTCTCTACGGgcatcaaaataattttgccCATATTTTCAGGCTCAAACAAGAGCTCTCTCAAATCACACAGGGCACCAAAAATTCATCAGAATATGCAACAAAAGTCTTAACAAGATGGGAAGAACTGCAGAGTTACTTACCCCAAACAAATAACCCCGAAGAACTACAGCGAAGGGAAGAACAAGATCTTGTTTATACGTACCTGGGGGGCTTAGATTCCAGCTATGAAG CGACAAGAGGAGCACTGCCTCGCCGAAGGCGCGACCACTGCCGGCGTGGTCACCTCACGACAGGCCGCACCTTCACCCGAATCTGTGTCCGTCCCATGGTCGAGGAGACCGAGGAAGTTACTCAAACAATCGAAATGAGGGCggaggaagaagagaaagggGAGAGAAGCGTTTTGGGGGCGTCTGCCAGACGAACCctaaaaatgatgaaaataatGAGGAAAGAATTCGGGGTGACGTGGGAAGCGAAATGCGCGGGTCGGGTCCGTGGCTTGGAGCGG CAATCCCGTGGGTCAGGTTCAATTTCTAACTCTCAAAGTCATTCTACTAATTTTCACTCTCACgattggattattgattcAGGAGCTACCGATCACATGACATGGGATCATACAAAGCTTCAGAATTTTGTTCCAATAGAATCTCAGCATGTGATTGTTGCCAATGGTGGCCACGATCCGATTTTTGGCAGTGGCACCTCTACTCTGCTTCATAAAACTATtcctaatattttattactacctgattttaaatcaaatttattatctgttgGCAAAATCACGCgttatttaaattgtaatgtCATTTTCTCACCGACTTTAGTCATGTTTCAGGATCGCGTCATAGGGAAGATGATTGGTGAGGGATATTGTGAAAATGGACTTTACTACCTTCAAGACCCCATCATCCAATGTCTTGCATCGACGAACCCAGTTGATCAAGGGATGCTGATGCATCAGCG CTCAGCACAGGACACTCACCCCGAGGGGGAGACAGTTCCCAATTCTcaggcaatttcttcaggggGAGATATTGCTAATATTGCTAATGAGCCTCAAGAAGAAACTGCCTTACGCAGATCTACTCGATCCATCAGACCTCCTATCAGGTTAAGGGACTATGTGTCCCATGAGGTATCATATCCTATCCAAAACTTTGTTGCTTACAAGACCATATCAAATCAGTATAAAGCTTATCTAGGAAGTATCACTAAGCATATCGAACCTACCTCCTTTTATGAAGCTAACACCAACTCACATTGGTGTAAGGCTATGGAGGAGGAACTTTAG
- the LOC8268223 gene encoding F-box/kelch-repeat protein SKIP6 isoform X2, with protein MSTTTSTTATTTSSNLPLLIPALPDDISLNILARIPRSHHPLLSLVSKSFHSLFSSPLFYATRSLLNFSQPFLYLSIRFAITSSLRWFTLYQNSPNPKNPPNFLVQLLPTPSPLVGSATVSLGHKIYVIGGCLNDIPSSHVWTLDCRFHMWELSPKMSISREFAAAGVVNDKIYVIGGCVVDTFARSKYWAEVFDPNIETWEAIDSVREHLLREKWMHASAVINEKVYEMADRNGVVYDPRNRKWESVGVELDSGWRGRACVVDGILFNYDFLGKIKGFDVEKDSWKELRGVEKELPTFLAGATMANVGGKLVVVWEKKGNGKELEIWCAEIEVEKKGEDQEIWGKIKWCDVIHKVKLAFHSVG; from the exons ATGTCCACCACCACCTCAACCACCGCAACCACCACCTCTTCCAATCTACCACTTCTAATCCCAGCACTTCCAGACGATATCAGCCTAAACATTTTAGCCAGAATCCCTCGTTCTCACCACCCACTTCTTTCTTTAGTCTCCAAATCTTTCCactctctcttctcttctcctcTCTTTTACGCAACTCGTTCACTCCTCAACTTTTCTCAACCCTTTCTCTATCTTTCAATCCGCTTCGCTATCACAAGCTCCCTGCGTTGGTTCACACTTTACCAGAACTCCCCTAACCCAAAAAACCCTCCAAATTTCCTAGTCCAACTCCTACCAACCCCTTCTCCTTTAGTTGGGTCTGCCACTGTTTCTCTTGGGCACAAAATCTATGTTATTGGTGGGTGTCTCAATGACATACCTTCTTCACACGTATGGACACTGGACTGCAGGTTCCACATGTGGGAACTCAGTCCCAAGATGAGTATTTCTAGAGAGTTTGCTGCTGCTGGTGTTGTGaatgataaaatttatgtgattGGTGGGTGCGTTGTTGATACTTTCGCCCGATCCAAGTACTGGGCGGAGGTTTTTGACCCAAATATTGAAACTTGGGAAGCAATTGATAGTGTAAGAGAGCATCTATTGCGTGAGAAGTGGATGCATGCGAGTGCTGTTATTAATGAGAAAGTTTATGAAATGGCTGATAGGAATGGGGTTGTTTATGATCCTAGGAATAGGAAATGGGAGAGTGTAGGGGTTGAATTGGATTCTGGGTGGAGAGGGAGAGCGTGTGTGGTTGATGGGATCTTGTTTAATTATGATTTCTTGGGAAAGATCAAGGGTTTTGATGTGGAGAAGGATTCTTGGAAGGAATTGAGAGGTGTCGAAAAGGAATTACCGACGTTTTTGGCTGGGGCAACTATGGCTAATGTTGGAGGGAAATTGGTTGTGGTTTGGGAGAAGAAAGGGAATGGGAAGGAACTCGAGATTTGGTGCGCCGAAATTGAGGTGGAGAAGAAGGGCGAGGATCAGGAAATATGGGGGAAGATTAAATGGTGTGATGTTATTCATAAG GTTAAACTTGCCTTCCATTCTGTTGGATGA
- the LOC8268223 gene encoding F-box/kelch-repeat protein SKIP6 isoform X1, translating into MSTTTSTTATTTSSNLPLLIPALPDDISLNILARIPRSHHPLLSLVSKSFHSLFSSPLFYATRSLLNFSQPFLYLSIRFAITSSLRWFTLYQNSPNPKNPPNFLVQLLPTPSPLVGSATVSLGHKIYVIGGCLNDIPSSHVWTLDCRFHMWELSPKMSISREFAAAGVVNDKIYVIGGCVVDTFARSKYWAEVFDPNIETWEAIDSVREHLLREKWMHASAVINEKVYEMADRNGVVYDPRNRKWESVGVELDSGWRGRACVVDGILFNYDFLGKIKGFDVEKDSWKELRGVEKELPTFLAGATMANVGGKLVVVWEKKGNGKELEIWCAEIEVEKKGEDQEIWGKIKWCDVIHKVPIGSSIVHCLAVTL; encoded by the coding sequence ATGTCCACCACCACCTCAACCACCGCAACCACCACCTCTTCCAATCTACCACTTCTAATCCCAGCACTTCCAGACGATATCAGCCTAAACATTTTAGCCAGAATCCCTCGTTCTCACCACCCACTTCTTTCTTTAGTCTCCAAATCTTTCCactctctcttctcttctcctcTCTTTTACGCAACTCGTTCACTCCTCAACTTTTCTCAACCCTTTCTCTATCTTTCAATCCGCTTCGCTATCACAAGCTCCCTGCGTTGGTTCACACTTTACCAGAACTCCCCTAACCCAAAAAACCCTCCAAATTTCCTAGTCCAACTCCTACCAACCCCTTCTCCTTTAGTTGGGTCTGCCACTGTTTCTCTTGGGCACAAAATCTATGTTATTGGTGGGTGTCTCAATGACATACCTTCTTCACACGTATGGACACTGGACTGCAGGTTCCACATGTGGGAACTCAGTCCCAAGATGAGTATTTCTAGAGAGTTTGCTGCTGCTGGTGTTGTGaatgataaaatttatgtgattGGTGGGTGCGTTGTTGATACTTTCGCCCGATCCAAGTACTGGGCGGAGGTTTTTGACCCAAATATTGAAACTTGGGAAGCAATTGATAGTGTAAGAGAGCATCTATTGCGTGAGAAGTGGATGCATGCGAGTGCTGTTATTAATGAGAAAGTTTATGAAATGGCTGATAGGAATGGGGTTGTTTATGATCCTAGGAATAGGAAATGGGAGAGTGTAGGGGTTGAATTGGATTCTGGGTGGAGAGGGAGAGCGTGTGTGGTTGATGGGATCTTGTTTAATTATGATTTCTTGGGAAAGATCAAGGGTTTTGATGTGGAGAAGGATTCTTGGAAGGAATTGAGAGGTGTCGAAAAGGAATTACCGACGTTTTTGGCTGGGGCAACTATGGCTAATGTTGGAGGGAAATTGGTTGTGGTTTGGGAGAAGAAAGGGAATGGGAAGGAACTCGAGATTTGGTGCGCCGAAATTGAGGTGGAGAAGAAGGGCGAGGATCAGGAAATATGGGGGAAGATTAAATGGTGTGATGTTATTCATAAGGTCCCTATTGGATCATCAATCGTTCATTGCTTGGCTGTTACATTGTGA
- the LOC8268224 gene encoding shikimate kinase, chloroplastic, whose amino-acid sequence MEAKLLKGMQLSTTWVDLDNLARRNSACSLSFSRKSKEKQRLHVVVSTQFRPTSNKYRHASISSEVSCSYKNSPVSVLESGSLHASSDESLILKNKSQVVEPYLSGRCIYLVGMMGSGKTTVGKVLSQVLGYSFCDCDSLIEQDVDGTSVAEIFKLYGEGFFRMKETEVLKNLSMMHQIVVSTGGGAVIRPINWEYMQKGISVWLDVPLEALAQRIAAVGTDSRPLLHHESGDAYTKALRRLSTLLEEREDFYANANARVSLESIATKLGYRDISSISPTTIAIEALEQIENFLEKEEGISWNRI is encoded by the exons atgGAGGCCAAATTGCTAAAAGGAATGCAGTTGTCAACAACATGGGTTGATCTAGACAATCTTGCAAGGAGAAATTCAGCATGTTCGTTGTCGTTTTCCAGGAAATCGAAGGAAAAGCAGAGGTTGCATGTCGTGGTTTCGACTCAATTTAGGCCTACAAGTAATAAATATCGGCATGCATCCATTTCGTCGGAGGTTTCATGTTCTTACAAGAATTCTCCAG TTTCAGTTTTGGAATCTGGAAGTCTTCATGCTTCTTCTGATGAATCTCTGATTTTGAAG AATAAATCACAAGTGGTTGAGCCCTATTTAAGTGGACGCTGTATATATCTTGTTG GAATGATGGGCTCTGGAAAAACTACTGTCGGCAAGGTTCTCTCACAAGTGCTTGGATATTCATTCTGTGACTG TGACTCGTTGATAGAGCAGGATGTGGATGGAACTTCAGTAGCTGAAATCTTTAAGCTTTATGGAGAGGGCTTCTTCAGAATGAAAGAG ACTGAGGTCTTAAAGAACCTCTCAATGATGCATCAAATTGTTGTGTCTACTGGTGGAGGTGCAGTCATACGGCCGATTAACTG GGAATACATGCAAAAGGGCATTAGTGTCTGGTTAGATGTGCCTTTGGAAGCTTTGGCCCAGAGGATTGCAGCCGTGGGAACTGATTCTCGCCCCCTTTTACATCATGAATCAGGTGATGCATACACAAAG GCTCTTAGGCGCTTGTCTACTCTACTTGAAGAGAGAGAAGACTTttatgcaaatgcaaatgctagAGTTTCTTTGGAAA GTATTGCAACCAAACTAGGATATAGAGATATATCCAGTATCTCACCAACTACAATTGCGATCGAG GCTCTAGAACAAATTGAGAATTTCTTAGAGAAAGAGGAAGGCATATCCTGGAACAGAATATAG